From a single Glycine soja cultivar W05 chromosome 19, ASM419377v2, whole genome shotgun sequence genomic region:
- the LOC114398300 gene encoding DEAD-box ATP-dependent RNA helicase 35-like yields the protein MEEEDDYVEYVPVAKRRALEAQNILQRKGKASAATDDDLEKQRVAETKPSLLVKASQLKREQPEISVTEQIVQQEKEMIENLSDRKTLMSVRELAKGITYTEPLPTGWKPPLHVRRMSKKECDLIRKQWHIIADGGDIPPPIKNFKDMRFPEPVLKKLKAKGIVQPTPIQVQGLPVILSGRDMIGIAFTGSGKTLVFVLPMIMVAMQEEIMMPIVPGEGPFGLIICPSRELARQTFEVIEQFLIPLKEAGYPELRPLLCIGGVDMRSQLDIVKKGVHIVVATPGRLKDMLAKKKMNLDNCRYLTLDEADRLVDLGFEDDIREVFDHFKAQRQTLLFSATMPTKIQNFARSALVKPIIVNVGRAGAANLDVIQEVEYVKQEAKIVYLLECLQKTPPPVLIFCENKADVDDIHEYLLLKGVEAVAIHGGKDQEEREYAIAAFKAGKKDVLVATDVASKGLDFPDIQHVINYDMPAEIENYVHRIGRTGRCGKTGIATTFINKNQSETTLLDLKHLLQEAKQRIPPVLAELNDPMEDNEEITDISGVKGCAYCGGLGHRIRDCPKLEHQKSMAIANNRKDYFGSGGYRGEI from the coding sequence ATGGAGGAAGAAGATGATTATGTTGAGTATGTGCCCGTGGCCAAGCGTCGGGCCTTGGAAGCTCAGAATATTCTCCAACGCAAAGGGAAGGCCTCTGCTGCCACTGACGATGATTTGGAGAAACAAAGAGTGGCTGAAACTAAGCCCAGTCTTCTGGTTAAAGCGTCACAGCTGAAACGAGAGCAACCCGAGATCAGTGTGACGGAGCAGATCGTTCAACAGGAGAAGGAGATGATTGAAAACTTGTCAGATAGGAAAACCCTCATGTCTGTCCGTGAATTGGCTAAGGGGATTACTTATACGGAACCTTTGCCTACAGGGTGGAAGCCGCCTTTGCATGTGAGAAGGATGTCTAAGAAGGAGTGTGATTTGATTCGAAAGCAGTGGCATATAATTGCTGATGGGGGTGATATCCCACCCCCGATTAAGAATTTTAAGGATATGAGGTTTCCAGAGCCAGTTTTGAAGAAGTTGAAAGCTAAGGGGATTGTACAACCAACACCCATTCAGGTGCAAGGCCTTCCTGTTATCTTATCTGGGCGGGATATGATTGGGATTGCATTCACAGGCTCAGGAAAAACTCTGGTCTTTGTGCTTCCAATGATCATGGTGGCAATGCAAGAGGAAATTATGATGCCTATTGTTCCCGGAGAAGGTCCAtttggtttgattatttgtcCATCAAGGGAACTGGCAAGGCAGACGTTTGAAGTGATTGAACAATTCTTGATACCTTTGAAGGAAGCTGGATATCCAGAGCTCAGGCCTTTGCTCTGTATTGGTGGAGTGGATATGAGATCGCAGCTTGATATTGTGAAGAAGGGTGTTCATATTGTTGTTGCCACTCCTGGGAGGCTGAAGGATATGTTGgccaagaagaaaatgaatcttGATAATTGCAGGTATTTAACATTGGATGAGGCTGATCGATTGGTAGATTTGGGATTTGAAGATGACATTAGAGAAGTTTTTGATCACTTCAAAGCTCAAAGGCAGACTCTTCTATTTTCTGCCACTATGCCTACCAAAATTCAGAACTTTGCCAGAAGTGCTTTGGTGAAACCTATTATTGTCAATGTGGGGCGTGCAGGGGCTGCAAATCTTGATGTAATTCAGGAGGTAGAGTATGTCAAGCAAGAGGCAAAAATAGTTTATCTCCTTGAGTGTCTACAAAAAACCCCACCTCCTGTTCTGATATTCTGTGAGAATAAGGCTGACGTTGATGACATCCATGAATACCTTCTCTTGAAAGGAGTGGAAGCAGTGGCCATCCATGGAGGCAAGGATCAGGAAGAGAGAGAGTATGCTATTGCTGCTTTTAAGGCTGGAAAGAAAGATGTGTTGGTAGCAACTGATGTTGCATCCAAAGGTTTGGATTTTCCTGATATTCAGCATGTCATTAACTATGATATGCCAgctgaaattgaaaattatgtCCATAGGATTGGAAGGACTGGACGATGTGGAAAGACCGGTATAGCGACAACATTTATAAACAAGAATCAAAGTGAGACAACATTACTTGACTTGAAACACCTTTTGCAAGAAGCAAAACAAAGGATTCCCCCTGTTTTGGCTGAGTTGAATGATCCAATGGAAGATAATGAAGAAATCACAGACATAAGTGGGGTCAAAGGATGTGCATATTGTGGTGGGCTTGGTCATCGCATCCGAGATTGTCCCAAATTAGAACACCAGAAGAGCATGGCAATTGCAAATAATAGAAAGGATTATTTTGGATCTGGAGGTTACAGAGGGGAAATTTGA